A window from Suncus etruscus isolate mSunEtr1 chromosome 18, mSunEtr1.pri.cur, whole genome shotgun sequence encodes these proteins:
- the GUCA1ANB gene encoding putative uncharacterized protein GUCA1ANB, with translation MASLALLAPVLPDIVEIPHSSKRPRTWKQGREQNLASAYVAVLVGPCWAKANKARFKFYTRQYSNSLSPFYTLQKPTCGYLYSGAVDHTRKILDVPHANLALWKS, from the exons ATGGCCTCGTTGGCACTGCTCGCACCGGTGCTGCCTGACAT AGTCGAGATTCCCCACTCCAGCAAGAGGCCAC GGACCTGGAAGCAGGGCCGGGAGCAGAACTTGGCTTCGGCCTATGTGGCAGTGCTGGTGGGACCCTGTTGGGCGAAGGCAAACAAGGCCAGGTTCAAGTTCTACACCCGCCAGTATTCCAACTCCCTGAGCCCCTTCTACACGCTGCAGAAACCCACCTGCGGTTACCTGTACAGCGGCGCTGTCGACCACACCCGCAAGATCTTGGACGTGCCTCATGCCAACCTGGCCTTGTGGAAATCTTAG